In bacterium, a genomic segment contains:
- a CDS encoding DUF4252 domain-containing protein, with protein MRVKWLLTAALWMIVSTLAHAGIEQHPGYVDVARFGLGTGEEATVEVNLRGPMLKLAAAASEEDDPDVSAMISGLEGIFVRAYELQDHSAAGFEKAIATISGHLQQSGWETIVKVRERDERAHIAVKMQGDSIVGMTVLAMDENDGDNEVVFINIVGAIDLARIGRLGRSFDLDVDALDSLEREATKRDSTRGR; from the coding sequence ATGCGAGTTAAATGGCTGTTGACGGCGGCGCTCTGGATGATCGTCTCGACGCTTGCCCATGCCGGGATCGAGCAGCATCCGGGGTATGTCGACGTTGCCAGGTTCGGGCTGGGCACCGGCGAGGAGGCGACGGTCGAGGTCAACTTGCGCGGGCCGATGCTGAAACTGGCGGCGGCGGCTTCGGAAGAGGACGACCCCGATGTCAGCGCGATGATCTCCGGCCTGGAGGGCATCTTTGTGCGCGCCTACGAACTGCAGGACCACTCCGCGGCGGGATTCGAAAAGGCGATCGCCACGATCAGCGGGCATCTGCAACAGAGCGGCTGGGAGACGATCGTCAAGGTGCGCGAACGCGACGAGCGCGCGCACATCGCCGTCAAGATGCAGGGCGACAGCATTGTCGGCATGACGGTGTTGGCGATGGATGAGAACGATGGCGACAACGAGGTGGTCTTCATCAACATCGTGGGCGCCATCGATCTGGCCCGCATCGGGCGTCTGGGGCGCAGCTTCGACCTCGATGTCGATGCCCTCGACAGCCTCGAACGCGAAGCGACCAAGCGGGACTCGACCCGGGGGCGTTAG
- a CDS encoding DUF4252 domain-containing protein, which translates to MRNSRFAIAAAVIVFALASTGCYRAVRLEQLCGEILDACPDARFERDFSLSLGGMSWGILKSIALAAEKDDPDVQNYVGKLSRIELVVYEVRGIHKSDARAIGEIIRSRLDEDWSLMVEALEDDELVWIHAREDGDHIREMQIASYDGEEFVIVRFSGSLDDIMEKAVADHGGFTDKIVGSARN; encoded by the coding sequence ATGCGCAATTCACGATTCGCAATCGCCGCGGCGGTCATCGTCTTCGCGCTCGCCAGCACGGGCTGCTACCGGGCGGTGCGTCTGGAACAGCTGTGCGGGGAAATCCTCGATGCCTGCCCCGATGCCCGGTTTGAGCGGGATTTCTCGCTCTCGCTGGGCGGGATGAGTTGGGGCATCCTGAAAAGCATCGCGTTGGCCGCCGAGAAGGATGATCCCGATGTGCAGAACTATGTCGGAAAACTGAGCAGAATCGAGCTGGTGGTCTACGAGGTGAGGGGGATCCATAAGTCGGACGCGCGCGCCATCGGCGAGATTATACGGAGCCGCCTGGATGAGGATTGGTCGCTGATGGTCGAGGCGCTGGAAGATGACGAGTTGGTCTGGATCCATGCCCGTGAAGATGGGGACCACATCCGCGAAATGCAGATTGCCTCCTACGACGGCGAAGAGTTTGTGATTGTGCGGTTCTCCGGATCTCTGGATGACATAATGGAGAAGGCCGTCGCCGACCACGGCGGATTCACCGACAAGATTGTGGGGAGCGCACGTAATTGA
- a CDS encoding PhzF family phenazine biosynthesis protein yields the protein MKIYQVDAFTDKPFAGNPAGVCLLDKPADPSWMQNVAMEMNLAETAFLHPGNDGFHLRWFTPKVEIDLCGHATLAAAHVLYELGLVKPEATARFHSKSGLLTARKSGEWIELDFPATPARPIDTPPGLENALGLRALWVGQNQFDILVEVESEAGLHGLDPDCRALKSLGGRGVIVTARAVTPGYDFVSRFFAPCAGIDEDPVTGSAHCTLCPYWEAKLGKTTMIGYQASKRGGVVRVRRETNRVLLGGQAVTVLIGQLT from the coding sequence ATGAAGATCTATCAGGTCGATGCCTTTACCGATAAGCCGTTTGCCGGTAATCCCGCCGGTGTCTGTTTGTTGGACAAGCCCGCCGATCCGTCATGGATGCAGAATGTCGCGATGGAGATGAACCTGGCGGAGACCGCCTTCCTGCACCCCGGTAACGATGGGTTTCACCTGCGCTGGTTTACCCCGAAGGTGGAAATCGATCTCTGCGGCCATGCGACACTGGCCGCCGCCCATGTCTTGTATGAACTCGGCCTGGTGAAGCCCGAGGCGACGGCGCGTTTTCATTCGAAGAGCGGGCTTCTGACGGCGCGCAAGTCCGGCGAGTGGATCGAGCTGGATTTCCCGGCCACTCCGGCCCGGCCGATCGACACGCCGCCCGGACTGGAAAACGCACTGGGCCTACGGGCGCTCTGGGTGGGGCAGAATCAGTTCGACATCCTGGTCGAGGTGGAATCCGAGGCCGGGCTGCACGGGCTGGACCCGGATTGCCGCGCGTTGAAGTCGCTGGGGGGACGCGGCGTTATTGTGACCGCCCGTGCCGTCACGCCAGGTTACGATTTTGTCTCACGCTTCTTTGCCCCCTGCGCCGGCATCGACGAAGACCCGGTGACCGGCTCTGCCCATTGCACCCTCTGCCCATATTGGGAGGCGAAACTCGGCAAGACAACAATGATCGGCTACCAGGCCTCAAAACGGGGCGGAGTGGTGCGAGTACGTCGCGAGACCAACCGGGTGCTGCTCGGCGGGCAGGCGGTGACGGTGTTGATTGGGCAACTCACTTAG
- a CDS encoding molybdenum cofactor biosynthesis protein MoaE — protein MPTAPHIAIRDDPFTVAEIEALVTAPGNGAICSFSGLVRDNSHGQAVTALEYDCYQPMAEALMREIAEEIMREFPINRLAMVHRIGRMQVGELVVVVSAGAAHRDAAFRAARAGIDRLKKTVPIWKKEHFTDGSQWVGETPEG, from the coding sequence ATGCCGACCGCCCCCCACATCGCGATCCGTGACGACCCTTTCACCGTGGCCGAGATTGAGGCGCTGGTGACCGCGCCTGGCAACGGCGCGATTTGCTCCTTCTCCGGACTGGTGCGCGACAACTCCCACGGACAGGCGGTGACCGCGCTCGAGTATGATTGCTATCAGCCGATGGCCGAAGCGCTGATGCGCGAGATCGCCGAGGAGATCATGCGCGAGTTTCCCATCAACCGACTGGCGATGGTGCACCGGATTGGCCGTATGCAGGTCGGCGAGTTGGTGGTGGTGGTCTCCGCCGGCGCCGCGCACCGCGACGCCGCCTTTCGCGCCGCCCGAGCCGGCATCGACCGTCTGAAGAAGACAGTGCCGATCTGGAAGAAGGAGCATTTCACCGACGGGAGTCAGTGGGTCGGGGAAACGCCGGAGGGCTAG
- a CDS encoding MoaD/ThiS family protein has protein sequence MSIIVKLFAHYRDLLGQREVTVAARPGLTVSDVFVQLVGGKAGDELRRATLFAVNEQYVPADTALKDGDRVAFIPPVSGG, from the coding sequence ATGTCGATCATCGTCAAACTGTTCGCCCACTATCGCGACCTGTTGGGGCAGCGGGAGGTCACCGTCGCGGCGCGTCCCGGCCTGACAGTCTCCGATGTGTTCGTGCAACTTGTGGGCGGGAAGGCCGGCGACGAACTGCGGCGCGCGACGCTGTTTGCCGTCAACGAGCAGTATGTGCCCGCCGACACCGCGCTCAAAGACGGCGACCGTGTGGCCTTCATCCCACCGGTCTCCGGTGGGTGA
- the moeB gene encoding molybdopterin-synthase adenylyltransferase MoeB, which produces MSLTPEQLRRWSRQIRLPQLGAEGQEKLRGAKVAIVGVGGLGCPAALYLAAAGVGTLGLIDDDVVDLSNLQRQILYGEPDRGRGKVEVAAERLTPLRSDLTINLHPQRLDAGNAMDILRGYDIVIDGNDNFPTRYAVNDACVLLGLPNVYGSVLQFEGRLSLFVPGQGPCYRCLHAEPPPPGTVQNCAEAGVLGVLPGVVGSLQAAEAIKWICGIGETMVGRLLVIDMLAMRFDEFTITRDRDCALCGDHPTITVPVAYAETCVYHGEEDLGEAEIDDETRITPRAAKRRLDRGENLFILDVREPIEYQMSHLPGATLIPMGTLPSRVGEIAARRDEEVIVLCHHGIRSQMVSGWLRKHGFKKVKNLEGGIDRWAAEADPSIPRY; this is translated from the coding sequence GTGAGCTTGACGCCCGAACAATTGCGCCGTTGGTCGCGGCAGATCCGTTTGCCGCAACTGGGCGCCGAGGGGCAGGAGAAACTGCGGGGCGCAAAGGTCGCCATCGTGGGCGTCGGCGGGTTGGGATGCCCGGCCGCGCTCTATCTGGCGGCGGCGGGGGTCGGCACGCTCGGACTGATCGACGACGATGTTGTCGATCTCTCCAATCTCCAGCGGCAGATCCTTTATGGCGAGCCCGACCGGGGGCGGGGCAAGGTGGAAGTGGCCGCCGAACGGCTCACGCCGTTGCGCAGCGACTTGACGATCAATCTGCATCCGCAGCGTCTTGATGCCGGCAACGCGATGGACATTCTGCGCGGCTATGACATCGTCATCGACGGCAACGACAACTTCCCGACTCGCTATGCCGTCAACGACGCCTGCGTTCTCCTGGGTCTGCCCAATGTCTATGGCAGCGTGCTGCAGTTCGAGGGCCGTCTGTCGCTGTTTGTCCCCGGGCAGGGGCCCTGCTATCGCTGTCTGCACGCCGAGCCGCCGCCGCCCGGCACGGTGCAAAACTGCGCCGAGGCGGGTGTGCTGGGCGTGTTGCCCGGAGTCGTGGGATCGCTGCAGGCGGCGGAGGCGATTAAGTGGATCTGCGGCATCGGCGAGACCATGGTCGGTCGCCTCTTGGTGATCGACATGCTGGCGATGCGTTTCGATGAGTTCACCATCACCCGCGACCGCGACTGCGCGCTCTGCGGCGACCATCCCACCATCACCGTGCCGGTCGCCTATGCCGAGACCTGCGTCTATCACGGGGAGGAAGATCTGGGCGAAGCCGAAATCGACGATGAGACCCGTATCACCCCGCGCGCGGCCAAGCGCCGTCTGGATCGCGGTGAAAACCTGTTCATCCTCGATGTGCGCGAGCCCATCGAGTACCAGATGTCGCATCTGCCCGGCGCCACGCTGATCCCGATGGGGACGCTGCCGTCGCGGGTCGGCGAGATCGCCGCGCGCCGCGACGAGGAAGTCATCGTGCTCTGCCACCATGGCATCCGCTCGCAGATGGTCTCCGGCTGGCTGCGCAAGCACGGGTTCAAAAAGGTGAAGAACCTCGAAGGCGGGATCGACCGCTGGGCGGCCGAAGCCGATCCGTCGATCCCACGGTATTAG
- a CDS encoding GNAT family N-acetyltransferase has product MTDPIRLAAPADVRDIIALVEEYYRQEGYPFDAAELTGVVARLIDDPSRGLLWVIEPEDRIVGYCLLTWGYSLEHRGQDAFIDELYVAPAHRNHGLGAAALRAAERACRAAGVRSLHLEVERINVRAQELYRRLGFVDHDRYLMTKPIPPATTI; this is encoded by the coding sequence ATGACTGATCCGATTCGTCTTGCCGCGCCTGCCGATGTCCGCGACATCATCGCACTGGTCGAGGAATACTATCGCCAGGAAGGGTACCCCTTCGACGCGGCCGAACTGACCGGCGTGGTGGCGCGGCTGATTGACGATCCCTCCCGCGGTCTGCTTTGGGTGATCGAACCGGAAGACCGGATCGTCGGTTACTGCTTGCTTACCTGGGGATACAGTCTGGAACACCGCGGCCAGGATGCATTCATCGATGAACTCTATGTCGCTCCGGCCCATCGCAACCATGGCCTCGGCGCCGCGGCGCTGCGGGCAGCCGAACGCGCCTGCCGGGCGGCCGGGGTACGGTCGTTGCATCTGGAAGTCGAACGGATCAATGTCCGCGCGCAGGAACTGTACCGCCGTCTCGGCTTCGTCGATCACGACCGTTATCTGATGACCAAGCCGATCCCTCCGGCCACGACCATCTGA